A region from the Campylobacter magnus genome encodes:
- the rplL gene encoding 50S ribosomal protein L7/L12: MAISKNDVLEYISGLSVLELSELVKEFEEKFGVSAAPVVVAGAAGAAAAGAAAEEKTEFNVVLTDAGANKIGVIKVVRAITGLGLKEAKDAVEQTPSVLKEGASKEDAEKAKKELEEAGAKVELK; encoded by the coding sequence ATGGCAATTTCAAAAAATGATGTTTTAGAGTACATTTCAGGTCTTTCTGTTCTTGAGCTTTCTGAGCTTGTAAAAGAATTCGAGGAAAAATTCGGCGTAAGTGCTGCTCCAGTTGTAGTAGCTGGTGCTGCTGGCGCTGCTGCTGCTGGCGCTGCTGCTGAGGAAAAAACTGAGTTTAATGTCGTTCTAACTGACGCTGGCGCAAACAAAATTGGCGTAATTAAAGTAGTTCGTGCTATTACTGGTCTTGGCCTAAAAGAGGCAAAAGATGCAGTTGAGCAAACTCCATCAGTTCTAAAAGAGGGCGCTAGCAAAGAAGATGCTGAAAAAGCTAAAAAAGAGCTTGAAGAAGCAGGTGCAAAAGTAGAGCTTAAATAA
- a CDS encoding TOBE domain-containing protein, with protein MKYGVRNNIQATVKKIKKGDVMSQIECSFDACDTLSSVLTTDSLENLGIKPGDKVKLLVKAIHVIPVKE; from the coding sequence GTGAAATACGGAGTAAGAAACAATATCCAAGCTACAGTCAAAAAAATCAAAAAAGGTGATGTAATGTCACAAATAGAATGTTCATTTGATGCATGTGATACACTTAGTTCTGTGCTTACTACTGATTCGCTTGAGAATCTTGGCATTAAACCTGGTGATAAAGTAAAATTGCTTGTAAAAGCTATTCATGTAATTCCTGTAAAGGAATAA